The Gracilimonas sediminicola sequence TGTCCAGATCAATTTTCATTCCCTGTCCGCCTTTGGCTGTCATCTCGGACGTTGAGCACGCGATTCCAGCCGCCCCCATATCCTGCATACCAATTACAGCCCCGGTTTTCAGCACTTCCAGGCTGGCTTCAAGTAATAGCTTTTCGGTAAAAGGATCGCCTACCTGAACGCTCGGTCGTTTGGCTTCACTTTCTTCACTGATTTCTTCGGAAGCAAAAGTGGCACCGTGAATACCATCCCGGCCGGTACTTGCCCCTACAATAATTACCGGGTTTCCAAGTCCTTTTGAAATGGCGGATGCGGTCTCTCCCTCTTTCACCAGTCCGATACTCATGGCGTTAACCAGCGGATTGCCTTCATAGCTTTCGTCAAAGCAAACTTCTCCTGCAATGACCGGTACGCCGAATGAATTTCCGTAATCTCCGATTCCCCGAACCACACCGTCCAGCAGATAACGAACGCGGGGGTTTTCCATCGAACCAAACCGCAGAGAATTCAGGCTTGCCACCGGGCGGGCTCCCATCGTGAAGATATCGCGATGAATACCACCCACTCCCGTTGCCGCTCCCTGATAGGGTTCAATAGCCGACGGGTGATTATGACTCTCAATCTTGAAGGCGCAACCGAGTCCATCACCTAAATCCACCAATCCGGCATTTTCTTCACCGGCTCCAACCAACAGGTTTTCACCTTCGCTCGGTAGTTTTTTTAGCTCAACGATGGAATTTTTATACGAACAATGTTCACTCCACATCACCGAATAAACGCCCAGTTCCGTAAACGTTGGTACCCGACCTAACCGGGTTTTTATCATTTCAAATTCTTCTGCATTCAGGCCATGTTCCTCGGCCAGTTCGAGCGTTACTTCCGGTTCTTGAATCGTTGTTTGCGACATTCCGATGGAGTGATTGAAGCGTTATGGTTTCAGAAAGTCCAAAGGTACGATTATTTGTGAAAAGGCTCTAACTCACTTGCCGCCTTTCTATTTTTTATTGAACCGTTCGTGGATCGCTTTCTCCAGTTCTTCACGGTGATCGGGATGCGCAATTCCGGTCAAAGCTTTTGCACGCTGGCATAGATTCTTTCCATACAAATTGGCCACTCCATATTCTGTTACCACGTAGTGAACGTGTGCCCGGGTTGTTACTACTCCGGCTCCCTGCTTTAAAAAAGGAACAATTCGGCTGATTCCTTTATTCGTTGTTGATGGCAGCGCAATGATGGGCTTACCTCCCGGCGAAAGTGAAGCTCCCCGTATGAAATCCATTTGTCCGCCAACCCCTGAGTAATGATAGGTTCCGATAGAATCTGCACATACCTGTCCCGTTAAGTCCACCTCTACCGCGCTGTTGATGGCCGTCACTTTTGGATTTCGGCGAATCACAGCGGTATCATTGATATAGGCGATATCGAGCATGGCCACGGCCGGATTATCATCTATAAAATCGTAGGTTTTTTTGGATCCCATCACAAAGCCGCTTACAATTTTACCGGGGTGAATTTTCTTCTTTCTACCGTTAATGATTCCTTTTTCAACCAGCTCTATCACTCCGTCCGAAAACATTTCTGTGTGTACGCCGAGGTCCTTATGATTCGTCAGGCTTTTTAATACCGCATTAGGGATGGCTCCAATCCCCATTTGCATCGTTGCGCCATCGTCAATCAGTTCTGCACAATACTTCCCGATTTTGAGTTCAGCCTCGTTGGGTTCCGGTGCCACTTGTTCGGGTAGTGGATCGTTGGTTTGTACCAAAGCATCAATTTCGTTTACGTGTATCAGGCCATCACCATGCGTTCGTGGCATATTGGGATTCACCTGTGCTATTACATACCGAGCCGACTGAACCGCAGCCACCGCTGCATCCACCGAAACCCCAAGCGAACAATAACCATGGCTATCCGGTGGGGAAACGTGAACCAAAGCTACATCCAGTGGTAATATGTTATTTCGGAACAGGTTTGGAACCTCACTCAGAAATACCGGAACGTAATCCCCGCGCCCTTCATTAACAGCCTTCCTTACATTGGCCCCAACGAAAAGTGCATTTACAAAAAAGCTGTCTTTGTATTCGGGATCAGAGTACGGGGCCGGACCTTCGGTGTGTAAATGAATTACTTCCACATCTTTGAGCTCGCTGTGGCGGTTGGTCATTGCTTTTACTAAAGGTACCGGCGTGGCTGATACCCCATGTACAAATACACGGTCTCCTGAATTAATAGCCTTTACTGCTTCGTCTGCTATCTGATATTCGATCATAGGTAATGCCTTAAATTTTAATTTCGCTTATGATAATCATCAAATGTGAATATTCTTTTAAGAGATCCGGTGTTTAAAAAAATTCTAAATACAAAAATTACTCCTTCACTTGTTGATCGGCATCTGAAAACTTCTTAAAATCTAATATTGATATTAGAATATGAATATTCATTTAATAATCTCCTATGCGGTTAATATCACAGGGGGCTCAATATGCCATCTCGGCCATCATAGCGATATCTAAAAGTTCGGATGATGAGGGTGTGGTGTCGGCTTCCCATTTATCAAAATCTCTGAACTGCCCAACGGCCTATCTTTCTCAGATACTGGCCAAGCTCAAAGAACCTGGCATCCTTAACTCCCGAAGAGGACTAAACGGTGGGGTGTATTTAGCCAGGCCGGTGGATCAAATAACACTTATGGATGTAATCGCTGCCATCGATGGAGTCGAGTTTTTTAATAAATGCTTTATGGGAATTGAGGGGTGCGGCCATGTCGAACCCTGCCCTTTTCATGCATTCTGGTCGAAGGAACGAAAGAAAATAGAACAGTGGCTTAAAGACACCACCTTCGATGAGGTTGATAAGCAGATGTCACAGAATTGGTTTGACTTGCGTTTGCAATTTTCTAACGGAGTTCCTTCTTTGAAATAATGGTAAAGGCGGCTCCAACCATATCAACTACAGAAGTATGCTACCACTGCGGAGAAGTATGTCATGAATCAACAGTACGCTCTCAGGACAAGCCCTTTTGTTGTACCGGCTGCCGGACGGCCTTCCAAATTCTGGACGAAAGCGGACTCTGCTCCTACTACGACCTTGAAAGCAATCCCGGCATCAACCTCCGAAATACCCGCTCCCGCACCCGGTTTGATTATCTGGAAGATGAAGAGGTGATTTCACGGATAGCCGATTTTCAAAACCAGCAGCAGCTCTCTGTTTCTTTATACATCCCGAATATTCACTGCACCTCTTGTGTTTGGCTGCTTGAAAATCTGCAAAAACTGGATTCCGGCATTCTGCAAACCAAAGTCAATTTTCTAAAGCGTGAGCTGGATGTACTTATTGATACCGAATCTACGTCCCTGCGTAAAGTTGTTGAGCAATTAACCACTATTGGGTACGAGCCGGAAATCCGGCTCGACAAGCTGGATGCCACAACCTCCAAATCGCACCAAAATCGATCGTTGTGGCTGAAGCTGGGAGTAGCGGGCTTCGCCTTCGGAAACATTATGCTCTTCAGTTTCCCGGATTACCTGGATGTGGGCAACAGCGGACTTGGCGGGCAGTTTCATGTCTTTTTTGGGGTTTTGAATATCATACTCGCCCTGCCGGTGCTTATTTATAGCAGCAGCGATTACCTGAAATCCGCATTTGCGGCTTTGAGTCAGCGAGGGGTGAACCTGGACGTTCCTATTTCCATAGGTATCATCGCTCTTTTTGGAAGAAGTGTCTATGAGATTGTGACCGGCACCGGAACCGGCTACATGGATTCTTTTACCGGACTCATTTTCTTTTTATTGATCGGGAAATTGGTTCAGCAGAAAACGTTTAACCGCCTGTCATTCAACCGCGACTATAAATCCTACCTTCCCATTGCCGTGAACGTTACCGACACTTTCGGTGCTGAGAAATCAGTTTCGCTGGAT is a genomic window containing:
- a CDS encoding acetyl-CoA hydrolase/transferase family protein, coding for MIEYQIADEAVKAINSGDRVFVHGVSATPVPLVKAMTNRHSELKDVEVIHLHTEGPAPYSDPEYKDSFFVNALFVGANVRKAVNEGRGDYVPVFLSEVPNLFRNNILPLDVALVHVSPPDSHGYCSLGVSVDAAVAAVQSARYVIAQVNPNMPRTHGDGLIHVNEIDALVQTNDPLPEQVAPEPNEAELKIGKYCAELIDDGATMQMGIGAIPNAVLKSLTNHKDLGVHTEMFSDGVIELVEKGIINGRKKKIHPGKIVSGFVMGSKKTYDFIDDNPAVAMLDIAYINDTAVIRRNPKVTAINSAVEVDLTGQVCADSIGTYHYSGVGGQMDFIRGASLSPGGKPIIALPSTTNKGISRIVPFLKQGAGVVTTRAHVHYVVTEYGVANLYGKNLCQRAKALTGIAHPDHREELEKAIHERFNKK
- a CDS encoding RrF2 family transcriptional regulator — translated: MRLISQGAQYAISAIIAISKSSDDEGVVSASHLSKSLNCPTAYLSQILAKLKEPGILNSRRGLNGGVYLARPVDQITLMDVIAAIDGVEFFNKCFMGIEGCGHVEPCPFHAFWSKERKKIEQWLKDTTFDEVDKQMSQNWFDLRLQFSNGVPSLK